The Desulfobotulus pelophilus genome has a window encoding:
- a CDS encoding fibronectin type III domain-containing protein, with amino-acid sequence MFSSCCRISLRPFLWIAWIFSILFISNAAFAETMVSGVITKDTTWSLAGSPYIVTSTLTVRGRDGDDDVTTLILEPGVEVRFHAHAQLVIGGSSGDPGALIARGREGAPIRFVAHSTEPGSGYWRGIHFQKTGKGSVEHSIISHAGRGGVPALAADHAAPLLSFCHFTENLAYDLRYSGDVGGVLYNSILNNGLDFRGQGEVLFDANTVYWNHAFPVRLPANNTGSFVAGAEFLGLDADSAIVVWDSSLSRSSTWQSSIPYALIAGLYVRGRDGREGVTTLTLEPGTELRFNTGFSLVIGSTDANGEPGALIARGSSAFPIRFVANTREPVPGYWQEIQFLPSSEGTGSRMDHCMVAHAGRGGRPAVFISHASPALSSCYFTENLAYDLRYSGYVGGVLYNSTLHNGLDFGGQGEVLFDANTVYWNHAFPVRLPANNTGPFVAGAEFLGLDADSAIVVWDPNLSRSSIWQSSIPYALISGLYVQGRDGGRGVTTLTLKPGTELRFNAATAFVVGNTNANGEPGALIARGSSDFPIRFVANTREPVPGYWQEIQFLASSEGTGSRMDHCMVAHAGRRGRPAVFISHASPALSYCHFTENLAYDLRYSGDVGGVLYNSTLHNGLDFEGRGEVLFDANTVYWNHAFPVRLPADLTGAFVAGAEFLGLDADSAIVVRDSSLSRSSTWQSSIPYALIAGLYVRGRDGREGVTTLTLEPGTELRFNSGSSLGVGSRYDYSDPGALIARGTTDAPILFTANTPFPFSGFWRGILFDRTAGENSVLEHAVVEYGGYGGGQNIYALYSSPAIRFSTIQNSSGSGIRLYGQESSNISLECNTIRKNEVGITAQMTIDPVIRHNHFIQNRQCGLEHTGGQGVIAAHNWWGDPHGPGYTGDWVSGNVVVDPWLEEPGVCAPDSMISDRPFVPRNPRPLDEAAELLFPGREILLEWDGGDPDPKEKVHYLLLWGRDENSLTVLAEGLDRSFFSLEVEPETTYFWRVVSRNSHGLETHGPVWRFTTAGAQADLVVSHLSWDPPAGIEAGQQVAVTATITNQGAGPAVSRFEVGFYVNGSHVGRHHVQGLAAGESIQLGIIWSARVGPAVLRVVADIYNNIVEDDEGNNSYEVSLGSIADTTPPEMYSSTPAHGALIHQVSQVDAHIRDLHGGRVNSEVTLQSLVLSREGRLIPGTRRVSGDCFSFIPSTLPMDAGLYRMDLRATDLAGNHKDYFFEFTIKPDRPSSPVITGDSVFSGPVLPRPEVNYSNIRNITLRGERDDDTWVRIRRGNRIIAKTATGSGPWSVYFWTGYHADNLYEGINHLEIQTISRAGAASDPVWVDVFVDVMPPALTAFAPAVAFLNYSPERISLSWREHGVGFDAENSWFTVKNERQNSVPGTWTLTEDTAVFVPEQDFSDDVYTVEGLLVDKVANASGFTRIFTVDRVAPGQPVVEPVFSPTHTITQILRGQKEAFSALSMNGEPITGHTAALQWEHRVRLQQGLNQFVFTAKDRAGNVSPEARVRIVFDDIPPPSVQNLTASGDGNGTTVLLDWIGYNEALHGDIERYLIFCETTPFSSVEDREPCGVVNAGIFSYVVQNLARGRLYWFAVVAVDEAGNMLKEVTPVSAIPVNRQAPLDVVNLSVHSFADRLYFTWQSPENQHSDLEGYRIYFNNSLTPEILGADATSYEKVGLAEASAYTFQIRSVNSRGMESLGVSTGAHTWLSNPSGLSIRPEGETLLLRWDPVEPVSSLRHYAVYQSSAPFTSTEGMKPVLVVTGTQAGVAGLTSHETYYLAVAAVNRSGGQNPHVESLGATPQSDEEGPLIMDVMMDGRPLEEGFVIADSGLIRLRAEDPSGVSRIEFFLDDVLHHTDYGSPYSWRVNIHELEDRSYTFRIVAHDSLNNISTFSRNIRIQMNLPTAPRISEPRNGWIVNRTEIQVRGETEEKNRIQLYLNGEAWGGLLVPDRKGHFEVTLLLASGSHSIQAAAVNRSGMGPLSEPVSIEVDVSVPSTPAKLSAEALEGGGVRLAWSAGDERDMAGYTLYRSAASFTDAGGAGRVNARPIAGLHYRDMPPEDGLWYYRITVTDRAGNESALSEEVSVVSDGTGPRASIYYESDGRVHPVNGAFGRGRVRARIQVSEPLMAAPFFGITPHGGQPFPMELRKTGALEYEGYFDMEASTPSGRALAVFSARDLVGNRGTEIDLGMSLQIDTDGPVVRRLVLDPAAPVHNNASPLRVEFTAGLDKAVADGSSPEFSFFLFGKGRKQTEVADVRRISTVHGDAETWKGHLDLPLDAGVVEPEMLSFVFLARCLLDNEGSQIAALNRFQVYAGELPPLAPPSELEARALPGGGVALSWRRVEESSGCRIYRRDGGRGDFALIGEVEGDVEGFEDRVAEDGRYTYVLTSLRRENGEEAESAFSEPAEILALVSLPPAPYDLSLNLLPSGIEARWKGDGAHVVSHRLYRSHGSVIDSTDGLFPVEAVFGEKQALDTSPSPTHHTYAVTAVDSAGNESFPSGSVYLNFHLLPPDRLLVSRNEDELPVFSWTHPGGSFAGFVVSMGPPGQLMPVGEEPVIFYQMEDRGYTGDERVYHIVAVDGNGEESPGRSVHLPLVEVALSDNSLLRRGIMNRLFCDVTNKGTSSLAGLELAAGIGNRDHGSSPFNLSPGETLRVPVVVPGYAGLKDRETLSLRVQQNPEPGIRAQIWRAQTMAVGEGMLAAGIRSENMIRGGAGKVRFFLENTGSEDVEILTARSFGKNPSQDIRFRLTDSDDNTLSVVNFLQATGESVYTLATGQSLVRIPPGERFTSNPLLLPIPLSAPDDVVLRLEIDRVFHGFATDHPHELRGFGSAVGVTLVETSYAAEVVSVFPRLAHDQDVQIEGRVYERTSGRNLPHTPLNLVIMQRGFERKIALVSGSDGTFSYTFRPTVKESGTFEVAALHPDLMERPVQAAFTIARVGLYPSRIRLTLPKNYEESIPIQVEVAEGTGVSNLRFVYDESDQPANAFMEGLSWDGGSPIEVLDGGRKAWVHLRISGSNQVAEHGSLILRLVSEETGHKPWAHVHLDISFTEAMPRLVFPSFRETGLVPGDHPVETIRFTNRGLADAEGLRFTLKGEGGGEAPDWVILNHTGLSSLLRTGESLDVPVTLVPPLRTREGLYTFFLTAEADNHPAVSIPFYVSVTQNGRGHVLFKVQNIYTGSLGPDNEAIQGLKDASIVLQHEKNLSFHFNAKSDGHGEALLRDLPAGIYKYRVRAAGHQETTGRVWIKPGITVSEALFLEYNFVTVEWRVVETTLQDSYDIVLTMIYETNVPAPVVVCEPGTISLPDLKAGDVFTGEFVCTNHGLIAADNLAVQLPENDSHIQYQLLSGVPAMLGAKESIRIPYRLVTLRSLDPADEMESGGGSGGAYRACVYTSYQGVAANGCPYSGRIPHCFTRPWRTSAHQPAPGSPGGGGISWGGGMGGGGWGSSGIWTPAAREIATDEGSCDPLPGGGREGESGSSTGASLSVSGSCQDAGSGSRAAAESECGDCVHWASDECGKYRCVPVGSSVLPLTGEFVHGETDLWVQAQGGRLGLVRNYSYGNWDFNIHSRIWSVFEGSEGEDAKDPTRLFFNGYAYEKSGTGTYIRGRYRILIHKRDSSGRPSAYRYESSSGAWELFETHLESGAFGLSSWGNIHG; translated from the coding sequence ATGTTTTCGTCATGTTGTCGTATATCGTTACGGCCTTTTCTCTGGATCGCATGGATCTTCTCCATATTGTTTATCAGTAATGCCGCTTTTGCAGAAACCATGGTCAGCGGTGTCATTACCAAAGATACAACATGGAGTCTGGCAGGAAGCCCCTATATTGTCACTTCAACCCTGACTGTCCGTGGCAGGGACGGGGATGACGATGTGACTACTCTGATTCTGGAGCCGGGTGTGGAAGTGCGCTTTCATGCCCATGCTCAGCTTGTGATTGGAGGCAGCAGCGGTGATCCTGGTGCCCTCATTGCCCGGGGCCGTGAAGGTGCGCCCATTCGTTTTGTGGCCCACAGTACGGAACCCGGCTCCGGATACTGGAGGGGAATCCATTTTCAGAAAACCGGAAAAGGAAGTGTGGAACATAGCATTATTTCCCATGCGGGAAGAGGTGGAGTCCCTGCCCTTGCCGCAGACCATGCGGCCCCGCTCCTGTCTTTCTGCCATTTTACGGAGAATCTTGCCTATGATCTTCGTTACAGCGGGGATGTGGGAGGAGTGCTCTACAACAGCATCCTGAACAATGGTCTGGATTTTAGGGGACAGGGTGAGGTGCTTTTTGATGCCAATACGGTGTACTGGAACCATGCCTTTCCCGTGCGCCTTCCTGCGAACAATACGGGGTCATTTGTGGCAGGGGCTGAGTTTCTGGGGCTGGACGCAGACAGTGCCATTGTGGTGTGGGATTCCAGTCTGAGCCGCAGCAGTACCTGGCAATCTTCCATTCCCTATGCGCTTATTGCCGGTCTGTATGTACGGGGCAGGGATGGGCGTGAGGGTGTCACTACCCTGACTCTGGAGCCCGGCACCGAGCTTCGCTTCAATACTGGTTTTTCCCTTGTCATCGGAAGCACAGACGCAAATGGGGAGCCGGGAGCCCTGATAGCAAGGGGCAGCAGTGCCTTTCCCATCCGGTTTGTGGCCAATACCAGGGAGCCCGTACCCGGCTACTGGCAGGAAATTCAGTTTCTTCCCAGCAGTGAGGGGACCGGCAGCCGCATGGACCACTGCATGGTGGCCCATGCGGGCAGGGGAGGCCGACCTGCTGTTTTTATCAGTCATGCGTCTCCTGCCCTTTCCTCCTGCTATTTTACGGAGAATCTTGCCTATGATCTTCGTTATAGCGGGTATGTGGGAGGAGTGCTCTACAACAGCACCCTGCACAATGGTCTGGATTTTGGGGGGCAGGGTGAAGTTCTTTTTGATGCCAATACGGTGTACTGGAACCATGCCTTTCCCGTGCGCCTTCCTGCGAACAATACGGGGCCCTTTGTGGCAGGGGCGGAATTTCTGGGGCTGGACGCAGACAGTGCCATTGTGGTGTGGGATCCCAACCTGAGCCGCAGCAGTATCTGGCAATCTTCCATTCCCTATGCGCTTATTTCCGGCCTGTATGTACAGGGCAGGGATGGGGGTAGGGGTGTTACCACCCTGACTCTGAAGCCCGGCACCGAGCTTCGTTTCAATGCTGCTACTGCCTTTGTTGTTGGCAACACTAACGCAAATGGGGAGCCGGGGGCTCTGATAGCAAGGGGCAGCAGTGATTTTCCCATTCGGTTTGTGGCCAATACCAGGGAACCCGTGCCCGGCTACTGGCAGGAAATTCAGTTTCTTGCCAGCAGTGAGGGGACCGGCAGCCGTATGGACCACTGCATGGTGGCCCATGCGGGCAGGCGAGGCCGGCCTGCTGTTTTTATCAGTCATGCGTCTCCTGCCCTTTCCTACTGCCATTTTACGGAGAATCTTGCCTATGATCTTCGTTATAGCGGGGATGTGGGAGGAGTGCTCTACAACAGCACCCTGCACAATGGTCTGGATTTTGAAGGGCGGGGTGAAGTTCTTTTTGATGCCAATACGGTGTACTGGAACCATGCCTTTCCCGTACGCCTTCCTGCCGACCTTACGGGGGCTTTTGTGGCAGGGGCGGAGTTTCTGGGGCTGGACGCAGACAGTGCCATTGTGGTGCGGGATTCCAGCCTGAGCCGCAGCAGTACCTGGCAATCTTCCATTCCCTATGCGCTTATTGCCGGTCTGTATGTACGGGGCAGGGATGGGCGTGAGGGTGTCACTACCCTGACTCTGGAGCCCGGCACCGAGCTTCGTTTCAACAGTGGTTCTTCCCTTGGCGTGGGTAGTCGCTATGATTATTCTGATCCCGGAGCACTGATTGCCCGGGGAACCACCGATGCTCCTATCCTTTTTACGGCCAATACCCCTTTTCCCTTTTCTGGTTTCTGGCGCGGGATTCTCTTTGACCGGACAGCGGGGGAGAATTCTGTGCTGGAGCATGCTGTTGTGGAATATGGGGGCTACGGTGGAGGGCAAAATATATATGCTCTTTATTCCAGCCCTGCCATACGTTTCAGTACCATACAGAATAGTTCCGGTTCCGGCATCCGACTGTATGGGCAAGAGAGTAGCAATATTTCCCTTGAATGCAACACGATCAGAAAAAATGAGGTTGGTATTACGGCGCAAATGACTATTGATCCGGTGATTCGGCATAATCATTTTATCCAAAACAGGCAGTGTGGACTGGAACATACGGGTGGTCAAGGTGTGATCGCTGCCCATAACTGGTGGGGTGATCCCCATGGCCCTGGTTATACAGGGGATTGGGTATCAGGGAATGTGGTGGTAGACCCATGGCTTGAGGAGCCCGGTGTCTGTGCCCCCGATTCTATGATCAGTGATAGGCCCTTTGTGCCTCGGAATCCACGGCCGTTGGATGAAGCTGCAGAATTGCTTTTTCCCGGCAGAGAGATCTTGCTTGAGTGGGATGGAGGGGACCCTGACCCAAAGGAGAAGGTTCATTACCTGCTTTTATGGGGTAGAGATGAAAACAGCCTTACTGTTCTGGCCGAAGGTCTTGACCGGTCTTTCTTCTCCCTTGAAGTCGAACCGGAGACCACCTATTTCTGGCGTGTGGTGAGCCGGAACAGCCATGGTTTGGAAACTCATGGACCTGTCTGGCGTTTTACGACAGCCGGTGCGCAGGCGGATCTGGTGGTGAGCCATCTTTCATGGGACCCTCCTGCGGGCATTGAAGCGGGTCAGCAGGTTGCGGTGACGGCTACCATTACAAATCAGGGCGCAGGACCTGCTGTTTCCCGTTTTGAAGTGGGATTTTATGTTAATGGCAGCCATGTGGGGAGACACCATGTTCAGGGGCTGGCAGCGGGGGAGTCCATTCAGCTTGGCATCATCTGGTCCGCCCGGGTGGGACCTGCAGTGCTCAGGGTGGTGGCGGATATATACAATAATATTGTTGAAGATGATGAGGGAAACAATAGTTATGAGGTGAGTCTTGGTAGCATTGCCGATACCACGCCGCCGGAGATGTACAGCAGTACGCCTGCCCATGGGGCGCTGATCCATCAGGTGAGTCAAGTGGATGCCCATATCAGGGACCTCCATGGGGGGCGTGTGAACAGTGAGGTTACCCTGCAAAGCCTTGTGCTGAGCAGGGAGGGGCGTTTGATTCCCGGAACCCGGCGGGTGAGCGGAGACTGCTTTTCCTTTATCCCCTCCACCCTTCCCATGGATGCGGGGCTTTACCGCATGGATCTCAGGGCTACGGACCTTGCAGGCAACCATAAGGATTATTTTTTTGAGTTTACAATCAAACCGGATCGACCTTCTTCGCCTGTCATAACAGGAGACAGTGTATTTTCCGGTCCTGTCCTGCCCCGTCCGGAGGTTAATTATTCCAATATTCGGAACATTACCCTCAGAGGTGAGCGGGACGACGATACCTGGGTAAGAATCCGCAGAGGAAACAGAATTATTGCGAAGACAGCTACGGGAAGTGGCCCTTGGAGTGTTTATTTTTGGACAGGATATCACGCCGATAATCTTTATGAAGGAATAAATCATCTAGAGATCCAGACGATCAGCAGGGCGGGTGCGGCAAGTGATCCCGTTTGGGTGGATGTTTTTGTGGATGTAATGCCCCCTGCCCTGACAGCGTTTGCACCTGCCGTAGCTTTTCTGAATTATTCTCCGGAAAGGATTTCTCTTTCCTGGAGGGAACATGGTGTCGGCTTTGACGCGGAAAACAGCTGGTTTACGGTAAAAAACGAAAGGCAGAACTCCGTACCGGGAACATGGACCCTGACAGAAGATACGGCGGTCTTTGTCCCGGAACAGGATTTCAGCGATGATGTCTATACTGTAGAGGGACTTCTTGTGGATAAAGTGGCCAATGCGTCTGGCTTTACCCGCATCTTTACGGTGGATAGGGTGGCACCCGGTCAGCCAGTGGTGGAACCTGTTTTTTCTCCAACCCACACCATAACCCAGATACTCCGGGGCCAGAAGGAGGCTTTTTCTGCCCTTTCCATGAATGGAGAGCCTATCACCGGGCACACAGCCGCTCTGCAATGGGAGCACAGGGTACGGTTGCAGCAGGGTTTGAACCAGTTTGTTTTCACCGCAAAGGACAGGGCCGGTAATGTCAGTCCTGAAGCCAGGGTGCGTATTGTTTTTGATGATATACCCCCTCCTTCCGTTCAGAATCTGACGGCCAGTGGAGACGGGAACGGTACTACGGTCCTGCTGGACTGGATCGGTTACAATGAAGCGTTGCATGGAGATATTGAGCGGTATCTGATTTTTTGTGAAACGACTCCCTTTTCCAGTGTGGAAGATCGAGAACCCTGTGGCGTGGTGAATGCGGGTATCTTTTCCTATGTGGTACAGAATCTTGCCAGGGGAAGACTCTACTGGTTTGCCGTGGTGGCTGTGGATGAAGCGGGAAATATGCTGAAAGAAGTGACACCCGTGTCGGCGATTCCCGTGAACAGGCAGGCTCCTCTGGATGTGGTCAATCTCTCCGTTCATTCTTTTGCGGACCGGCTGTATTTTACCTGGCAGTCTCCGGAAAATCAGCACAGCGACCTTGAGGGGTACAGAATCTATTTTAACAACAGTCTGACACCAGAAATCCTTGGTGCGGATGCCACCTCCTATGAAAAGGTGGGGCTTGCGGAGGCATCGGCTTATACCTTTCAGATCCGGAGTGTGAATAGCCGGGGCATGGAAAGTCTTGGTGTCAGCACAGGTGCTCATACCTGGCTTTCCAATCCTTCGGGGCTGAGTATACGGCCTGAGGGAGAAACTCTGCTGCTCCGCTGGGATCCGGTGGAACCCGTAAGCAGCCTCCGTCATTATGCGGTGTACCAGTCATCCGCCCCTTTTACGTCAACGGAGGGGATGAAGCCGGTTCTTGTGGTAACGGGTACACAGGCTGGTGTGGCAGGGCTTACCAGTCATGAGACCTATTATCTGGCCGTAGCAGCGGTGAATCGTTCGGGAGGGCAGAATCCCCATGTGGAAAGTCTTGGGGCAACTCCGCAGTCCGATGAAGAAGGGCCGTTGATTATGGATGTGATGATGGATGGAAGACCCCTTGAAGAGGGATTTGTTATTGCAGATTCCGGTCTGATCCGTCTTCGGGCGGAAGATCCTTCGGGTGTCAGCCGTATTGAGTTTTTTCTGGATGATGTGCTGCACCATACGGATTACGGAAGTCCCTATAGCTGGCGCGTGAATATCCATGAGCTGGAAGACCGCTCTTATACCTTCCGTATCGTTGCCCATGATTCCCTGAATAATATCAGTACTTTTTCTAGAAATATCCGGATTCAGATGAATTTGCCTACGGCTCCCCGGATTAGCGAACCCCGTAATGGCTGGATTGTCAACCGAACGGAGATTCAGGTTAGGGGTGAAACGGAAGAGAAGAACAGGATTCAGCTTTACCTGAATGGAGAGGCCTGGGGAGGCCTCCTTGTGCCGGACCGGAAAGGGCATTTTGAGGTAACCCTGCTTCTGGCTTCCGGCAGTCACAGCATTCAGGCTGCTGCCGTTAACCGGTCGGGTATGGGGCCATTGAGTGAGCCTGTTTCCATTGAAGTTGATGTCAGTGTACCGTCTACTCCCGCAAAGCTTTCCGCAGAGGCACTGGAAGGTGGAGGGGTTCGTCTTGCATGGTCAGCGGGTGATGAGAGAGACATGGCCGGTTATACCCTTTACCGCAGTGCCGCTTCCTTTACCGATGCGGGCGGGGCAGGCAGAGTGAACGCAAGGCCCATAGCGGGTCTGCATTACAGGGACATGCCCCCGGAGGATGGGCTCTGGTATTACCGTATTACGGTTACAGACAGAGCGGGTAATGAAAGTGCCCTTTCTGAAGAAGTCTCCGTTGTATCGGATGGTACGGGTCCGCGGGCCAGTATATATTATGAATCCGATGGCAGGGTTCATCCCGTAAACGGTGCTTTTGGCCGGGGGCGCGTACGGGCCCGGATACAGGTGAGCGAGCCTTTGATGGCGGCACCTTTTTTCGGGATCACTCCGCACGGAGGGCAGCCCTTTCCCATGGAGCTGAGAAAGACCGGTGCTCTTGAGTATGAGGGGTATTTTGATATGGAGGCATCCACCCCGTCAGGCCGGGCACTGGCCGTATTTTCCGCAAGGGATCTGGTGGGTAACCGGGGTACGGAGATTGATCTTGGCATGAGCCTGCAGATTGATACGGATGGTCCTGTTGTCCGTCGTCTTGTCCTTGACCCGGCTGCTCCCGTTCACAATAATGCCAGCCCTCTCCGCGTGGAATTCACCGCAGGTCTGGATAAGGCGGTGGCTGATGGCAGCAGCCCGGAATTTTCTTTTTTCCTTTTCGGAAAGGGCAGGAAGCAAACAGAGGTTGCTGATGTCCGGAGGATAAGTACGGTTCACGGTGATGCTGAAACCTGGAAAGGACACCTGGATCTTCCCCTTGATGCGGGTGTGGTTGAACCAGAAATGTTGTCTTTTGTTTTTCTGGCCCGCTGTCTTCTCGATAATGAAGGCTCGCAGATTGCCGCACTCAATCGATTTCAGGTGTATGCCGGTGAGCTCCCACCCCTTGCGCCTCCTTCTGAATTGGAGGCAAGGGCTTTGCCGGGGGGCGGTGTGGCTCTGAGCTGGCGCAGGGTGGAAGAAAGCTCCGGTTGCAGGATTTACAGGAGGGATGGCGGCCGCGGGGATTTTGCACTGATCGGGGAGGTGGAAGGCGATGTAGAAGGTTTTGAGGACAGGGTCGCGGAAGATGGGAGGTATACCTATGTCCTGACAAGCCTGAGACGGGAAAATGGTGAGGAGGCGGAAAGCGCTTTTTCGGAACCCGCAGAGATTCTGGCACTGGTTTCCCTTCCCCCCGCCCCCTATGATCTGAGTCTCAACCTGCTACCATCGGGTATAGAGGCCCGTTGGAAAGGGGATGGCGCACATGTGGTGTCCCACAGGCTGTATCGTTCCCATGGATCCGTCATTGATTCCACGGATGGGCTGTTTCCCGTAGAGGCGGTTTTTGGTGAGAAGCAGGCACTGGATACAAGCCCTTCGCCAACCCATCATACCTATGCCGTAACGGCTGTTGACAGTGCGGGAAATGAATCCTTTCCTTCCGGTTCCGTTTATCTCAACTTCCATCTTCTTCCTCCGGACAGACTTCTTGTAAGCCGTAACGAAGATGAGCTTCCCGTTTTTTCCTGGACCCATCCCGGTGGCAGCTTTGCCGGTTTTGTGGTGTCCATGGGACCGCCCGGGCAGTTGATGCCGGTAGGGGAGGAGCCTGTTATTTTTTATCAGATGGAAGACAGGGGATACACCGGTGATGAACGAGTTTATCATATTGTGGCTGTGGATGGTAACGGCGAAGAAAGCCCCGGTCGGAGTGTGCATCTCCCCCTTGTTGAAGTGGCGCTTTCTGATAACAGCCTGCTGCGTCGTGGTATCATGAACCGCCTTTTTTGCGATGTGACAAACAAGGGTACCTCTTCTCTTGCGGGACTTGAACTTGCGGCAGGAATAGGGAATCGGGATCATGGCAGCAGTCCCTTTAACCTGTCTCCGGGTGAAACGCTCAGGGTTCCTGTCGTGGTGCCGGGATATGCCGGATTAAAAGACAGGGAAACCCTGTCGCTGAGGGTTCAGCAGAATCCTGAACCCGGTATCCGGGCGCAGATTTGGCGGGCTCAGACTATGGCTGTGGGAGAAGGCATGCTGGCCGCAGGTATTCGTTCGGAAAACATGATCCGTGGTGGGGCGGGGAAGGTGCGTTTCTTTCTTGAAAATACGGGCAGCGAAGATGTGGAAATTCTGACAGCCCGCAGTTTTGGGAAAAATCCTTCGCAGGATATCCGGTTTCGACTGACGGACAGTGATGACAACACCCTTTCTGTGGTGAATTTTCTGCAGGCAACGGGGGAGTCCGTTTATACCCTTGCCACTGGGCAGAGTCTTGTGCGTATTCCTCCGGGAGAACGCTTTACCTCCAATCCGCTGCTGCTTCCCATCCCTCTGTCCGCGCCAGATGATGTTGTTCTCAGGCTTGAAATAGATCGTGTTTTTCATGGTTTTGCCACGGATCATCCCCATGAACTTCGGGGCTTTGGCAGCGCCGTGGGTGTGACCCTTGTGGAGACATCCTATGCAGCTGAGGTGGTTTCGGTTTTTCCCAGGCTTGCCCATGATCAGGACGTGCAGATAGAAGGAAGGGTCTATGAGCGGACGAGCGGGCGGAATCTTCCCCACACCCCTCTGAACCTCGTTATCATGCAAAGGGGTTTTGAGCGAAAGATCGCTCTGGTCAGCGGTTCTGACGGCACATTTTCCTACACCTTCCGGCCCACGGTAAAGGAATCGGGAACCTTTGAGGTGGCCGCTCTGCACCCGGATCTTATGGAGCGGCCGGTTCAGGCGGCCTTTACCATCGCACGGGTGGGGCTGTATCCTTCACGTATTCGCCTGACTCTTCCGAAAAACTACGAGGAAAGTATCCCCATTCAGGTTGAGGTTGCGGAGGGAACCGGTGTAAGCAATCTGCGGTTTGTTTATGATGAGTCGGATCAGCCAGCCAATGCTTTTATGGAGGGCCTGTCATGGGATGGAGGTTCGCCCATTGAAGTGCTGGACGGAGGGAGAAAGGCTTGGGTCCATCTTCGGATCAGCGGGAGTAATCAGGTGGCTGAGCATGGTTCTTTGATACTCCGTCTTGTAAGTGAAGAGACGGGGCATAAGCCCTGGGCTCATGTTCATCTGGACATCTCCTTTACGGAAGCCATGCCACGGCTTGTTTTTCCTTCTTTCAGAGAAACAGGGCTTGTCCCGGGTGATCACCCCGTTGAGACCATTCGCTTTACGAATAGGGGCCTTGCGGATGCGGAGGGTCTGCGCTTTACCCTGAAGGGAGAGGGCGGTGGTGAGGCTCCGGACTGGGTGATCCTTAACCATACAGGGCTTTCTTCCCTCCTCCGTACGGGGGAAAGCCTTGATGTACCGGTTACGCTGGTTCCTCCCCTGAGAACCCGTGAAGGTCTGTACACCTTTTTTCTCACGGCAGAAGCAGACAATCATCCGGCAGTATCCATTCCGTTTTATGTGTCCGTAACTCAGAATGGCCGGGGGCATGTTCTGTTCAAGGTGCAGAATATCTATACCGGTTCCCTGGGGCCGGACAATGAGGCCATACAGGGTCTGAAGGATGCCAGTATCGTTTTGCAGCATGAGAAAAATCTGTCTTTTCATTTTAATGCAAAAAGCGATGGTCATGGTGAAGCGCTGCTGCGTGATCTTCCCGCAGGGATCTACAAGTACCGGGTCCGTGCGGCGGGGCATCAGGAAACTACCGGCCGGGTGTGGATTAAGCCGGGCATAACGGTGAGCGAGGCTTTGTTTCTGGAGTACAATTTTGTCACGGTGGAGTGGCGCGTAGTTGAAACCACCCTGCAGGACAGCTATGACATTGTTCTTACCATGATTTATGAAACCAATGTGCCAGCCCCTGTAGTGGTGTGTGAGCCGGGAACCATATCCCTTCCGGATCTGAAGGCCGGAGATGTGTTCACCGGTGAATTTGTGTGCACCAACCACGGCCTGATCGCAGCGGATAATCTTGCAGTGCAGCTCCCGGAAAACGATAGCCACATTCAGTATCAGCTTTTGTCGGGCGTTCCTGCAATGCTGGGAGCCAAAGAAAGTATCCGTATTCCCTACCGTCTTGTGACGCTTCGTAGCCTGGATCCTGCGGATGAGATGGAAAGCGGTGGTGGCAGCGGAGGGGCCTACCGGGCCTGTGTTTATACCTCCTACCAGGGAGTGGCGGCCAATGGCTGCCCCTATTCCGGCAGAATACCCCATTGTTTTACCCGCCCCTGGCGGACATCGGCGCATCAGCCTGCTCCGGGAAGTCCGGGAGGCGGCGGCATCAGCTGGGGCGGTGGTATGGGAGGTGGTGGCTGGGGTTCTTCCGGTATCTGGACACCGGCGGCAAGGGAGATCGCCACGGATGAGGGCAGTTGTGATCCCTTACCCGGAGGGGGGCGCGAAGGGGAGAGCGGTTCTTCAACGGGAGCCTCTCTATCGGTTTCCGGCTCCTGCCAGGATGCGGGCAGCGGCAGTCGGGCTGCCGCAGAATCTGAATGTGGTGACTGCGTGCATTGGGCATCCGACGAATGCGGTAAGTACCGCTGCGTTCCCGTGGGTTCCTCTGTTCTTCCCCTTACGGGGGAGTTCGTCCATGGTGAGACGGACCTCTGGGTACAGGCCCAGGGCGGCCGTCTGGGTCTTGTGCGCAACTACAGCTACGGCAATTGGGATTTTAATATCCACAGCCGCATTTGGTCTGTTTTTGAAGGAAGTGAGGGCGAAGATGCCAAAGATCCCACCCGTCTTTTCTTCAATGGCTACGCCTATGAAAAGTCCGGCACGGGTACCTACATCCGCGGCAGATACCGCATTCTCATCCATAAAAGGGACAGCAGCGGCAGGCCCTCGGCCTATCGTTACGAAAGCAGCTCCGGTGCCTGGGAGCTTTTTGAAACCCACCTTGAGAGCGGCGCTTTCGGCTTAAGCTCCTGGGGCAACATCCATGGTG